A stretch of the Arachis stenosperma cultivar V10309 chromosome 6, arast.V10309.gnm1.PFL2, whole genome shotgun sequence genome encodes the following:
- the LOC130935764 gene encoding uncharacterized protein LOC130935764 produces MGSYSRGRDFLFCQLCGTMLTIPFRASDKHAHCPLCKAKRNLKHIRGKEISYKISAEDIRRELGINIIEEQKVQLSKVNKKCDKCGHDEATFYTRQMRSADEGQTTFYTCLGCGFQFQEN; encoded by the exons ATGGGTTCATATTCTCGGGGACGCGATTTCTTGTTCTGCCAATTGTGTGGCACCATGCTCACTATCCCTTTCAGGGCTTCGGATAAACACGCTCACTGCCCTTTGTGCAAGGCTAAGCGAAACCTCAAAC ATATTCGCGGAAAGGAAATAAGTTACAAAATTTCTGCTGAG GATATAAGAAGAGAACTTGGAATCAATATAATCGAGGAACAGAAGGTGCAATTGTCTAAG GTCAACAAGAAATGTGATAAATGTGGTCATGATGAAGCTACCTTCTATACCAGACAG ATGAGATCAGCAGATGAAGGGCAAACCACTTTCTACACATGTCTCGGTTGCGGCTTTCAGTTTCAAGAGAACTAG
- the LOC130935978 gene encoding uncharacterized protein LOC130935978, whose translation MANSSNKRVLLTSNGDVVSSGIAFHLAKQGCRLVLLGNEPILRTLANQINGSLSLGDSHPKVDVVGLDLEDDRESLFHDAVDKACHILGTLDAFVNSYTYEGKMQDPLELSESEFKRIAKVNFMAAWFLLKAVGQRMRASKTGGSIVFLTSINGSERGLYPGAAAGAATMAGVQQLVRASAMEIGKYNIRVNGIVRGLHLQDEFPLSVGRERAEKFVKEAAPLERWLDAKNDLASTVIYLISDGSRYMTGTTIYVDGAQSITRPRMRSFM comes from the exons ATGGCAAACTCTTCAAACAAGCGAGTCCTTCTCACTTCCAACGGCGACGTCGTTTCGAGCGGCATTGCTTTTCACTTAGCCAAACAAGGATGCAGGTTGGTATTGCTGGGGAACGAGCCCATCCTTCGAACCCTTGCTAACCAAATCAACGGTTCCCTTTCCTTAGGGGATTCTCATCCCAAGGTTGATGTGGTTGGATTGGACTTGGAGGATGATAGGGAATCGCTTTTTCATGATGCTGTTGATAAGGCATGCCATATTTTGGGAACCTTGGACGCTTTTGTAAACTCTTACACTTATGAAG GGAAGATGCAAGATCCTCTAGAATTATCTGAGAGCGAGTTTAAGAGAATAGCAAAGGTGAATTTCATGGCTGCTTGGTTTCTGTTGAAGGCTGTTGGTCAACGGATGCGGGCCTCCAAGACAGGGGGCTCTATTGTGTTCTTGACATCGATAAATGGCTCTGAAAGAGGGCTTTACCCCGGTGCTGCTGCGGGTGCTGCCACCATGGCTGGAGTACAGCAATTAGTAAGG GCTTCAGCTATGGAGATAGGCAAGTACAATATCAGAGTTAATGGCATTGTGCGCGGCTTGCACTTGCAAGATGAATTCCCATTATCAGTTGGTAGGGAAAGGGCGGAGAAGTTTGTGAAGGAGGCAGCGCCACTCGAGAGATGGCTCGATGCTAAGAATGATCTCGCCTCAACGGTGATATACCTGATAAGTGATGGTTCCCGCTACATGACAGGAACAACCATATATGTGGATGGGGCACAGTCTATAACCAGACCTCGAATGCGTTCCTTTATGTGA